One window from the genome of Equus quagga isolate Etosha38 chromosome 6, UCLA_HA_Equagga_1.0, whole genome shotgun sequence encodes:
- the SLC15A1 gene encoding solute carrier family 15 member 1 has product MGMSRSQSCFGYPLSIFFIVVNEFCERFSYYGMRALLILYFTLFIGWDDNLSTAIYHTFVALCYLTPILGALIADSWLGKFKTIVSLSIVYTIGQVVLAVSSINDLTDGNRDGTPDSLPVHVALSMIGLALIAFGTGGIKPCVSAFGGDQFEEGQEKQRNRFFSIFYLAINAGSLLSTIITPILRVQQCGIHSKQACYPLAFGVPAALMAVSLIVFVIGSRMYKKFQPQGNIMAKVAKCIGFAIKNRIRHRSNKFPKREHWLDWAKEKYDERLISQIKMVTRVMFLYIPLPMFWALFDQQGSRWTLQATTMNGQIGVIEIQPDQMQTVNAILIVIMVPIMDAVVYPLIAKCGLNFTSLKKMTVGMFLASMAFVAAAIVQVEIDKTLPVFPNGHEVQVKVLNIGNNSMNISFPGETMAVNQMSQTGDFMTFDVDKLSINISSTGSPVTPVTHNFEQGHRHTVLVWAPNHYRVIKDGLDRKPEKGQNGIRFVNTFDESFDVTMDGTVYVNVTSHSASEYQFFPSGKKSFTINSTEISQQCERNFTSPRLGFGSAYTYVMGRKADGCPELSVFGDIPPNTVNMALQIPQYFLLTCGEVVFSVTGLEFSYSQAPSNMKSVLQAGWLLTVAVGNIIVLIVAGAGQFSKQWAEYILFAALLLVVCVIFGIMAQFYTYVNPAEVEAKFDEDEKKKNPEKENPYYTLDSVSQTRM; this is encoded by the exons gaatgtCCAGGTCGCAG AGTTGCTTTGGTTATCCCTTGAGCATCTTCTTCATCGTGGTCAATGAGTTCTGCGAAAGATTCTCCTACTATGGAATGAGAG CACTCCTGATTCTGTACTTCACACTTTTCATCGGATGGGACGATAATCTGTCCACGGCCATCTACCACACATTTGTCGCTCTGTGTTACCTGACGCCAATTCTCGGAGCTCTCATCGCCGACTCCTGGCTGGGAAAGTTCAA GACAATTGTGTCGCTATCCATCGTCTACACAATTGGACAGGTAGTCCTTGCAGTGAGCTCAATTAATGACCTCACAGACGGCAACCGTGATGGAACTCCTGACAGCCTTCCTGTCCATGT GGCTCTGTCCATGATTGGCCTGGCCCTGATAGCCTTCGGGACTGGAGGAATAAAGCCCTGTGTGTCTGCATTTGGTGGAGATCAGTTTGAAGAGGGCCAG gagaaacaaagaaacagatttttttccatcttttatttgGCCATTAATGCTGGAAGTTTGCTTTCTACTATCATCACTCCCATTCTCAGAG TTCAACAATGTGGAATTCACAGTAAACAAGCCTGTTACCCACTGGCGTTTGGGGTACCTGCTGCTCTCATGGCTGTATCTCTGA TCGTATTCGTCATCGGCAGTAGAATGTACAAGAAGTTCCAGCCCCAGGGGAACATCATGGCTAAAGTCGCCAAGTGCATTGGC tttGCCATCAAAAACAGGATTAGACATCGGAGTAACAAATTCCCCAAGAGGGAGCACTGGCTGGACTGGGCCAAAGAGAAATACGAT GAGCGGCTTATCTCTCAAATCAAGATGGTCACGAGGGTGATGTTCCTGTACATTCCACTCCCCATGTTCTGGGCCTTGTTCGATCAGCAG GGATCAAGGTGGACACTGCAAGCGACCACTATGAATGGGCAAATT gGAGTTATTGAAATTCAGCCAGATCAAATGCAG ACTGTGAACGCCATCTTGATTGTGATCATGGTCCCCATCATGGATGCTGTGGTGTATCCTCTGATTGCAAAATGTGGTCTCAATTTCAC CTCCTTGAAGAAGATGACGGTTGGGATGTTCCTGGCTTCCATGGCTTTCGTGGCAGCTGCAATTGTGCAGGTGGAAATTGAT AAAACTCTTCCAGTCTTCCCCAACGGACATGAAGTCCAAGTTAAAGTATTGAATATAGGAAACAATAGCATGAACATATCTTTTCCTGGAGAGACGATGGCAGTTAACCAAATGTCCCAA ACAGGCGACTTTATGACTTTTGATGTAGACAAGCTGAGTATAAACATTTCTTCCACTGGATCACCAGTCACTCCAGTAACCCATAACTTTGAGCAGGGCCATCGCCATACCGTTCTAGTGTGGGCCCCCAATCATTACCGAGTG aTAAAGGATGGCCTTGACCGAAAgccagaaaaaggacaaaatggaatcag ATTCGTGAATACTTTTGACGAGAGCTTCGACGTCACAATGGATGGGACAGTTTATGTAAATGTCACCAGTCACAGTGCCAGCGAATATCAGTTTTTTCCTTCTGGCAA AAAAAGCTTCACAATAAACTCAACAGAGATTTCACAACAGTGTGAACGTAATTTCACTTCTCCCAGACTCGGATTCGGTAGTGCGTATACCTATGTAATGGGAAGGAAG GCTGATGGCTGCCCCGAACTCAGCGTATTTGGAGACATTCCACCCAACACAGTGAACATGGCTCTGCAGATCCCGCAGTACTTCCTCCTCACCTGCGGCGAGGTGGTGTTCTCCGTCACGGGGCTGGAGTTTTCCTACTCTCAG GCTCCTTCCAACATGAAGTCGGTGCTTCAAGCAGGATGGCTGTTGACAGTGGCTGTTGGCAACATCATTGTGCTTATCGTGGCAGGAGCAGGCCAGTTCAGTAAACAG TGGGCCGAGTACATTCTATTTGCTGCTCTGCTTCTGGTTGTCTGCGTAATATTTGGCATCATGGCTCAATTCTATACTTACGTCAACCCAGCAGAGGTTGAAGCTAAGTTTgatgaggatgaaaagaaaaagaacccgGAAAAGGAGAACCCATATTACACACTGGATTCCGTCTCACAGACACGGATGTGA